The proteins below are encoded in one region of Lactuca sativa cultivar Salinas chromosome 3, Lsat_Salinas_v11, whole genome shotgun sequence:
- the LOC111907394 gene encoding probable aquaporin NIP5-1 has protein sequence MEGGDGPTPPVSAPATPGTPGAPLFTSLRVDSLSYERKSMPRGKCMPLCAPSCGGGASNTCFTDFPSPDVSLTRKLGAEFVGTFILIFAATAGPIVNEKYAGSETLIGNAACAGLAVMIIILSTGHISGAHLNPSLTIAFAALRHFPWAQVPAYILAQVSASICASFALKGVFHPFMSGGVTVPSVSTGQAFALEFLITFNLLFVVTAVATDTRAVGELAGIAVGATVMLNILVAGPSSGASMNPVRTLGPAVAAGNYKVIWLYLLAPTLGALAGAGVYTLVKLQAGEGEEPRPARSFRR, from the exons ATGGAAGGCGGCGATGGACCAACGCCACCGGTATCAGCACCGGCGACACCTGGAACGCCCGGGGCTCCGTTGTTCACATCTCTTCGAGTGGACTCTTTGTCTTATGAACGGAAGTCAATGCCCCGTGGCAAGTGTATGCCTCTTTGTGCACCATCATGCGGCGGCGGTGCATCTAACACCTGCTTCACCGATTTCCCGTCTCCCGACGTCTCTCTCACCCGAAAG TTGGGAGCAGAATTTGTGGGAACATTTATCTTAATATTCGCAGCAACAGCAGGACCGATAGTCAACGAGAAATACGCAGGATCGGAGACACTAATCGGGAATGCAGCATGTGCAGGGCTGGCGGTGATGATAATAATTCTGTCCACCGGTCATATCTCCGGAGCCCATCTAAACCCATCTCTCACCATCGCATTTGCAGCACTCCGTCACTTTCCATGGGCACAAGTCCCGGCGTACATCTTAGCACAAGTCTCAGCCTCCATATGTGCTTCGTTTGCTCTCAAAGGCGTCTTCCATCCCTTCATGTCCGGTGGCGTCACCGTCCCTTCCGTCAGCACCGGCCAAGCTTTCGCCCTGGAGTTCCTCATCACCTTTAATCTCCTGTTTGTCGTCACAGCAGTCGCCACTGACACTCGCGCT GTGGGAGAACTGGCGGGGATTGCAGTCGGAGCTACTGTTATGCTCAACATTCTTGTTGCTGG GCCTTCGAGTGGAGCTTCAATGAATCCGGTGAGGACACTAGGACCAGCGGTTGCAGCGGGGAACTACAAGGTGATATGGCTGTACTTACTGGCACCCACACTTGGTGCACTCGCCGGAGCTGGAGTCTACACGTTGGTCAAACTTCAGGCGGGTGAGGGTGAGGAACCACGTCCTGCCAGAAGCTTCCGGCGTTAG